The DNA segment GTGGGGGAACTGCTCTACTACTTTATGTACCTTTGagcttaatttcaaattaaaatgaaaccTTCTTTCTGTTGGTAGCAGGTATAAAACTAAACTGATGAAATTGTTGCTTCATAGAGCAGTTCTttagattttcttctgcttcagttTGTATGTTTTGTTACTCTCTTATTAGATTTATATACCATGAAAAATCAGAGATGTTTTCTCATATTGATTCCTGATCTTTTTGAAAGGAGTGAACTTAATCCGTTACAGCCCTACTTTCTGTCAAGGCCTTTTCAGTTAGtgtggaaataataaaaatatacataccAAGGGCCTTGGGGGTAAATTCCATGCATTGCTCTTGCCTTTATCTGTCTATTTTTACATAGCCATGCATCTGAGTTTACTTTCTGTTCACATGTTCAGCCTTGAACACAAAGCTGGCAAGATCACGGTGAATAGCAATCTGTGTCTGAACAATATATAGCAGCAGCCTTGTTCACTCTGCTCCTTGAAAAAGACTGAATGATCTGAACAGAACATTAAAATCCATAGCTTTCTGGTTTAAGTTTTCCACTTCATGAGCCTGGTGAGCACCttctgggccctgctggggacTGTAGTAAGACTGATGGGAAGGAAGCTTGCTTGCCTACCATGGCTTATGAAGGGTGGCCAGTTCTAGAGAGAAGTTTTTGGTTGGTTTCTTGCCTGTGAGCAGAGTTTCAAAGAACCTTCTCATCGAGCAGTTTGTTGATGCCGTTGCAGATCTTTTTGAGGTAGGGCCGGCAGTCCCCGTCCAGGCTGTACAGGGCCGACAGGAACTCCACGTCTGCAAAGTGGTTGAAGACGTGGTTGATGCGCCCGTGGGACCGCGCTGTCAGGTGCCGCCCCACGAGTTCGTGCACCAGCTCTTTGCACTCGTTCAGCAGTTCTGCCAGCACGTTCCTGTCAAAAGTGTACTCCACCTCGTAGAAGCTGACTATTGTCATGGCAGTTTGGTTCAGCTTCTTCCTGAACTTGTCTACGatctccagctcttcctggtTGAACTGATTGTTTCGATAGAGGATCCCGATTTTTATTGCCACTTTGATCAGGTCTTTCATGATTTTATGggcttcttttttgtttctggtgTGTTCCTTTGTTACTTTGTACAGCTCGTCGAAGATCTCACTGCTTGTGTCATCGATCAGCATGTTAGCCATGGTTTTGGTTGCCATTTTACTCAGGATCTTTTTCTGGGCTTGCAGTGCAAGATTCTTGGAGCTGAAATAATCAGGACCTGGTTTGGGATAGACAAATGtggaaatgttaattttatttgatGAATTATTTTTGCTATCGGTTAAGAAAGGTGGTACCTGCTTAACTGAGACCTTGCACGTGTCACTGACAGAACAGCCACAACTGCAGGAACACTCCCAACATATTTCAGCCAGGTATCCTTGGGGTTCCACATACCCATGTTTCAGGTCTTGCTGTCACTGAGGGCTTTTGCTTGCAAATAAAGAACAGAATATTCTGGCAAGGGATATATATGCTGATTCTGTGATAGGCATTTAATTTTGTAGGTCAGTATGAAAACAGAGAGATCTGCTGAGATGTTGTGGTTGAAATAATACAAGAAGTATCAGAGACAAGCAGAAAGAGATAGTGACAAGCAATATATAAACCTTCAGTTACACTCTGATCATAGGGAGGCACTGTTGTTCCATGGTTAGGCTAAGCAGATGCACAAGCATAGATTTATCTTGCCTTAATCTGCAGCTTCGATGCCTTCCCCTTTTGTCACCAATTTGCAAAATCATAGAACATGACTTTTATAAAATGTTGGTGcatgcagctcctgccagacAAAAATATGTGAGCTATTTTCTCTACATTTatcaaacaaatattttgtatattttatttttttacttatatCTGCACATTTCACTCAGCAGAGCATCTGAACATGTGGCTACTGCTGGGCTTTGTCCCACGAGTTTCTGTAATTCTTGGTCAAGATTAATTTGACCTTCCTCTGTTCTTCACATTAATGTTGGCTTCTAACTGACCCTCTGTGgacaaagcagaggaaatatGGATATGAAATAATTATCCAGGTTAATACTGGGGCAGCAAATCCTCTGTTGGATCAAAGGGCTCTTTATCATTGCAGCCAGGTGGTGGTGAGGGTGtgcacctggggaggagagCCAGGGGCTCCGAGTGATGGCAGAGTGGCCTCTTTGTTCCCAGACACCTTCCTTGCCTTTCCCTGGCCTCccctcagcctgtgctctgcagaggaggtgcccctgtgtccctgccagctctgccaccaggACACCAGAGCCTTGGCTGCCCCAGGGGGATGGAGGTAACCACGTCCTtcaccagctgctgggaaatCAAACCACTAACAGGTtaaaaatgacaataaaaatcaaatctcACAGTGCTTATTTAATTGTGGAGCCTGAGTGAGTCTTTAGGCTGGTGGGGTGAGTTCCAAGGCTCCTTCCAGCCTTCAGCAGAGTGTTGTCACTTCCCCCATGCTCCATACACCCTCACACCTGGAAAAAGGGGTGCTGGCTGCCAGTGCTCACTTGGAGTAAGTAACACTGaatttgaagttttctttttaattctgattttcaaGTTGGCTGGAACATTAAAGTTGTCTTTGTGTGCCACAGCTGTACTGCTGAGCAATGTTAAAGAGTAACATTTAATTCCAACTGAACCACCacctggaaaaaataattcaatgtGCTTAAAAGAATTGCCTGTCATTTGGAGAGAAAAttgtggggctgagctgctgtctggaggaaataggaaaaactgatttaatttaGGAATGATAAAACCAGGATGAAAGCATTCTTTCACTTAGCAGTACGTGGGTATATAAATAGGATCTGTGATGAGTAATTATGTGCATTTGACACACTGAAATGGTAGATTGTTAGTGTCTGTTTCTCTAGTAAGTGCTTGCTATTAATCAAGTGCATGTAGTTGATCAGTAGCTGGTTTGatcaaaaattgaaaataattgcaGTAGGTTTTtagaatattaattttactgAAGTTCACACACTTGAGCCTTGTGTCCCTTTGCCCAGGTGAGAGCCCAGCTGaatcctgctgtgcctggctctgctgcagggacagctctgcagagctgctgccattcTGGGGCTTGAAGCACAGCTAGCAGTTGGGGTGAGCAAAACATCCCATCACACACCCTGGGGGGGTCTGGGACTagcagagccaccagcaccTTAAATACAGACAcatgcagctgctctcccacctGTGTGATCTCTGAGACAAAGCTGGTGAATTTTATGTGCTAAATTAGCACATAAAAGCTTCTAATGAACTTTTCAGAAGGGAGGGCTGTCTGGTACAGAAAATAACTGTGATATATATTTGTGTGTCCAAAGCCCTGTCTCTTATTCACAAAACTGAGCAGTGTGACCTTCAGACATGGGTCCCTTTCCCAGGACACCCCTGGCTTTGGTAGCTCAGACAATGATACCAACAGCTCCCAGTGAAAGGTGCAGGCTGTGaatggggcagcacagctggaaaccATCAGGCCAAGTTTTACTGAATATTAAAGCTGGAATGCTTTTCCATGGCAGTCCCAAGTGTGGGATCTGCTATTTAACTGCATGAGACTGAGCTCCTCCTCATCTttctaaaagtaaaataaagaaatgtatTATTGCATTGCTGCTGTGGCTCCCTTCCCACTTTgttctcctgcctctccatccTATCCTTCCATGGCATATGCAGCCCCCAGCCATGCCAGCCCCAAATCCTTTGTGCAGGTTCCTCCCTCCATGacctgtgctctccctgcactgcacaggCTGTAGGAGCTGTAATTAGCTCCACCACCATGCCTGCCATGTGTTTTATCCCAgtcagctgtgccaggcaggagaggtTCAGTGGGCACGGGCAGAGCCTGGTGGGACACAGATTGTTGTGCACTGTGGTGTCTGTTAAAtagagaagctgcagctgctgccatggtCCCTGCACCATGTCAGGAACTGCTGCCAAGCTCAGGAGGAGGTGAAGGGCAGCACTGCACCTGTCCAAGggagctggccctgggctgggcactgtgcagagcctgggccATGGccccactgcccagctcagTGTGTGGGGTGTGAGATATGTGTGGGCTGGGCActgtgcagagcctgggccATGGccccactgcccagctcagTGTGTGGGGTGTGAGATATGTGTGGGCTGGGCActgtgcagagcctgggccATGGccccactgcccagctcagaCAGTGTGGGGTGTGTGGTATGTGTGGGCTGGGCActgtgcagagcctgggccATGGCccccactgcccagctcagTGTGTGGGGTGTGAGATATGTGTGGGCTGGGCActgtgcagagcctgggccATGGccccactgcccagctcagTGTGTGGGGTGTGTGATATGTGTGGGCTGGGCActgtgcagagcctgggccATGGccccactgcccagctcagTGTGTGGGGTGTGAGATATGTGTGGGCTGGGCActgtgcagagcctgggccATGGccccactgcccagctcagTGTGTGGGGTGTGTGATATGTGTGGGCTGGGCActgtgcagagcctgggccATGGccccactgcccagctcagaCAGTGTGGGGTGTGTGATATGTGTGGGCTGGGCACTGTGCAGAGCGTGGGCCATGGccccactgcccagctcagaCAGTGTGGAGTGTGTGGGATGGGAAGAGGGcagacagcagccagcagcccacGGTGCCTCCAGACAAGAGCGTGGGGGCTGCTCACAAAGGGCTGTGCTCGCCTTTGCTTTGGTTCAGggtgtgcagctctgcagcagcgTGTGCTGGAGACTGAGAGAAGCTGTTTGGGTTGATTGTTTGGATTCCTGCCTCCAAAATCACACTGTGCTCAGACACCCAGGTGACGCCTTGCCTTTCAAAGATCACAAGTGGTTAGCCACATGATTACATTCAGGCTTTCGTGGGGACAGCATGTTTACCATGGCAGCCTTTTCTTACTGCAGCACATTGCTCACTACACAAAATACATCTTCACCTCCTACATACAGCAAttctattttctgctttctttcatacagcaaaacaaatcaGCAACGACATTATAGATTCTATTAGCTCTCAGGAACCTTTCACCAAGGCTAAAAATGTAAAACCACCCTCCAAGCACACTGCTTTGTTGGGTAGTGATTAGCTTCCATTATAGCAAATCTGACATCTTAGTTTTCACTAAGAAAGGGCCAGTTCTGCTTCAGATCTGCTCTCACCTTTCTGTAATCTAGAGAGCTGTGTATGataaaagctgtttaaaaagcTCCTTGTGATGGGATTAATCTCACAGCAATCTTCCATCCTTCTGGAagtgcagctctccagccctgtgctgctcctgctgtggtgCCCATGGAGGGGTGGTgagagcccagctgtggcaggaggatggggagaagctccctgtgccagggatccCATGGTCAGGGCAGGACACCATCCCCACCAGTGAccacccagctcctggcacgCAGTGCTGAACATGACAAGGATGTCTCGCATCCACTAAACTTAATAACACGATTGCTTAATAACAGAGTTGCTTAATAACAGAAGTGCAGAAAGAGTTTGGCAACTCTAGTGAGTGGATGTAAGAGTTTTATATTTTAGGAGTTTTTGAGACTAAAATGCAAGAACATCTGTAATATTCTCCAAATATTTTGATTGCAGATGGCTGTACCAAGTACAAAATGGTCAGAACTAAATGCTCAGCAATACTATTTTTATGTAAATCTGCATTCAGCCGCTCTGTACAAAACACACAGCACATCCAGTCAACCAGAAGATGCTCCCACTATGGTGAGGAGGGAGAATGGTCAACATTTGCTGGAAGCAATTATGAGGATATGGAAACCAGCCTCCTGAGCAATGAATCCATTTCCCTCCTAGTTAGCCACTTATTCAAAGCCATAATACCATTTTGCAGCCAGGATATTTTCTCCCCTTGGCTAATGGCTGAAAGTTGAGTTGAAGTGAACTCTGGAGAGAGTGTGGCTTTACCACAAAACCAGAGAGAGCAGCAGTTGATGTGAAGGGTTTCTGTGGAGGTTTGTCCAgtgcatttttaattgaatCAGCAGGCTGGCTGGAATTTCACCTGACACTGGGAGCTGTTaccccagtcctgctgcagcttgtgctgGGTAATCAGTTACCTCAGCCATTGTCTTCACCTGCTCCAAAGTGAGACACACGTGGAGCCTTTGCCTGATTTACCACTGATTTTCCACTGAGTGTaaccccagctcccagcagtcTGGCTGGTTGTGTTTTCCAGCCAAGGAGTGCACGTGGTGGAGCTACTGAGTAGGCTTGAGAGCATCCTGGAGAGGTGagttaaattgttttaaattaaaggtCTGAGCTAAAATCATGAAGAGGCTGCAGGTCTGAAGAAGGTTTCTGCAGCTTGGCAGGCATGGGAGGTGATGTGAGCCAGAAAAGGTTCCCTGcatctgtgctccagctgtACTGGAAGTCAGCAAAGGGCTGAGTTTTAACTGAGCAAGATGGAAATGCATAAGAAAGTAAAGATAATGAAgaggctgaaatatttttaatactcCTGAATcttcacttttaaaatgcagcacagcttctgcagcaAAAGTCAGGCTTTAAGGagtcagcagtgctgctggaaacgTGGGCAtccctccagctgccagcagctgctcaggcttGTGGGACATGGACCAAGGCAAGGGCCAGGCATGCTCTGATTCTGCTACAGACATAGCTGGGTTGTGAAAATTGTTGTAGGAATGTGCTGTTTAACGACTTGTGTGACCCAGTTTGAATGCACCTGTGTACTTTAACTTGGTGATATACCTGCCCCTGAGCCTGAGGAGTCTGGGAATGGCACTGAGGCAGTGGAATTGTAAAGCTCTTGCAGTGGATATCTGAATGGTTAATCCAGCATTGCTGCCGGTGTTGATAATTTACTGTGTTGCAGCTTGTTTCTTTATAACCTAAAGATTTGCCTTTAATGGCTCCTTTTCTTgacataaataataataataaaaaaatctagcTGCTTAATTTCCATAATTCGGGCAAAATGTTAGAGGAAATGAGCTGCAAAtctgtgtgttttatttatcCATCAAGTCTCACTCACATCTTAGAGGATTGATTAGAAATGTGAACTGCAGGACTCAGGATTTCAAAGAagctttaaaagcagaaaggaaaaaaagtccaCTAAAGCCACTTGTCCTGTAGTGTTTTAGtcctgagcagcccaggcacGAGCCCTGAGTGTATATTACTCTTGGACAGCTACAGGATCACTGCAGAAGAAACATTCAGTGTTTCCAGTAACTTTAAGCCAAGAAATCCAAGAGAGCAGATGGAATAAATCAGTTTTCAGGGAGGGCCAATTTAAACACGTGTAAGCACCAGGGGCCCAGAGCTCAAACTTTAACACTTCTAAATTGTTACTGTGAGCATAAAAGGGTTGCTCATATCCGCAGTGGAACTGGAGATTACAGACTGATAATTATCTGATCCTGGGAGAATGTACCAGTACCTAAATGTCTGAAAGCAGAACCTGGACATGCTGGAAAGGGCAGCAACAGCCCTGTACAGAGGAAATATgagtgaatggaaaaaaaagaccatttttcctttcagtgctTTAGATGAGCAGCAACTATGCCACAAAAAAAGCCCTGTCTGGGAACCTGGGGACTAGAGATTCCAATGGGTAGtcttatttctgctgctgatttgTATCTGGCATTTACTTTTCTAGTGCTGTATTGTTGCTACCTACTGGAGTTGCCTTTCAAtacctggaggtgctggtggaaGGCTGGGGGGCCCCTTCTGtaaagagcagagcagtgcagagtgaGTGGATAGACTGCTGTCCTCTGGGTAATGCCTCCAGGAGCCTgtccagggagaggagctcagctgcagtTTCCATCAGCTCTGATGGAGTTGCCAAAAAAGGGTCTGGCTGAGTTTTGCTGCCCCTGGTagctggctgggagctgaactgcactgctgtgctcctgtCCTGGGTCTGAAAGCAGTAGCTGGCAAGTGGTGTGTGGATGACAGCACTGTCCCAGAGCTGAGACTGGCTCACAGGGTGGAAACCCTCCCAGGCACTCCCTTGAATATATGGCACAGCTGACACCACACTGGGATTTTGTATGGCTGCTATTTGACATTACAAATGAGACATTATGCTTGGTCACATCCTGCAAACTCCCATCCAGCTTGTGGGAGAGGAAACCACTCCCTGCCAG comes from the Oenanthe melanoleuca isolate GR-GAL-2019-014 chromosome 10, OMel1.0, whole genome shotgun sequence genome and includes:
- the TNFAIP8L3 gene encoding tumor necrosis factor alpha-induced protein 8-like protein 3 yields the protein MALGEVAACGGADPAGLRAHTRQLRRSGFCSCQAARAAPRPLSMDSDSAELSEGELVSPAGPDYFSSKNLALQAQKKILSKMATKTMANMLIDDTSSEIFDELYKVTKEHTRNKKEAHKIMKDLIKVAIKIGILYRNNQFNQEELEIVDKFRKKLNQTAMTIVSFYEVEYTFDRNVLAELLNECKELVHELVGRHLTARSHGRINHVFNHFADVEFLSALYSLDGDCRPYLKKICNGINKLLDEKVL